One genomic segment of Desulforamulus reducens MI-1 includes these proteins:
- a CDS encoding FeoA family protein — translation MTLDRVKKGQFFKINNIHNENVRSQAIRFGIAEGEWLSCEEVVPAGPIVIRKNRQQIALGRQLARLIDISLN, via the coding sequence ATGACTCTTGATCGTGTAAAAAAAGGTCAATTTTTTAAAATTAACAACATCCATAATGAAAACGTCCGATCCCAAGCAATTCGCTTTGGCATTGCCGAAGGAGAGTGGCTTAGCTGTGAAGAGGTTGTTCCAGCGGGTCCCATTGTGATTCGTAAAAACCGTCAACAAATTGCCCTTGGCCGTCAACTGGCTAGATTAATTGATATTAGTCTAAATTAG
- a CDS encoding sigma 54-interacting transcriptional regulator: protein MENLRLRLDFNDRVGIVYDVAKLVSPKNINIISLQVLPNTMYLELNYLSDQETEVLKREFQNIPGVKQVEPVEVIPQEERERQLKAVLDSVSDGIIAVDRKGKITFFNPTCEKILFVSAEHAVGRDVAEVISTDIPMINSLKTGEGYDNKEIMITTPRGRHHYLTTGRPIKDQTGKVIGMVAALKDMHQVRDLVYSVTKPSMFTFEDIVYGSEAMERVVAIAKRVAHSESTVVIRGESGTGKELFARAIHMESMRSNKPFVPLNCAALPDTLLESELFGYADGAFTGAKKGGKQGLFEFAHEGTLFLDEIGELSPHLQAKLLRVLQDGKVRRIGDRQETPVNVRVIAATNRNLEEMMARGDFREDLYYRLNVFPIRVPALRERPEDIPFLVHHFLKKFTQHPDKKISGISTGALRILTRNRWTGNVRELQNVLERAINLVENGDIKEEHIILDEERIIEGSGCVLDKMMQGTSLKEAAARAELDALQIALNTYGTARKTAKALGVSHTTVLNKIRRFGLKYPIERKQ, encoded by the coding sequence ATGGAAAATCTGCGCCTTCGCTTAGATTTTAATGATCGAGTAGGCATTGTCTATGATGTAGCCAAGCTTGTCTCACCAAAAAATATTAACATTATATCCTTACAAGTTTTACCCAATACCATGTACCTGGAACTTAATTATCTGTCAGATCAGGAGACAGAAGTATTAAAAAGAGAATTTCAAAATATCCCTGGGGTAAAGCAGGTGGAACCTGTTGAGGTTATACCCCAGGAAGAAAGGGAACGGCAACTCAAGGCAGTACTTGATTCTGTTAGTGATGGTATTATTGCAGTGGATCGCAAGGGAAAAATCACTTTTTTTAATCCTACCTGCGAAAAAATACTTTTTGTTTCGGCCGAACATGCCGTGGGACGTGATGTGGCAGAGGTAATTTCAACGGACATCCCCATGATTAACAGCCTAAAAACCGGGGAGGGGTATGATAACAAAGAGATTATGATTACCACCCCCAGGGGACGCCATCATTACTTAACCACTGGCAGGCCAATTAAAGATCAAACTGGCAAGGTAATCGGTATGGTGGCAGCCCTCAAGGATATGCATCAGGTGCGGGATTTGGTTTACTCAGTAACAAAGCCTTCTATGTTTACCTTTGAAGACATAGTTTATGGAAGTGAGGCAATGGAAAGAGTGGTGGCAATAGCCAAAAGAGTTGCTCACAGTGAGTCCACAGTGGTCATTAGAGGGGAAAGCGGAACAGGCAAAGAATTATTTGCCCGTGCTATTCATATGGAAAGCATGCGTAGTAACAAGCCCTTTGTTCCTTTAAACTGTGCTGCATTGCCGGACACTCTGCTGGAAAGCGAGCTTTTTGGTTATGCAGATGGGGCGTTTACAGGAGCTAAGAAAGGCGGTAAACAGGGGCTTTTCGAATTTGCCCATGAAGGTACGTTGTTTCTGGATGAAATAGGGGAACTTTCACCGCACCTGCAGGCAAAGCTACTTCGAGTTTTACAGGATGGAAAAGTAAGAAGAATTGGTGACCGACAGGAAACACCTGTGAATGTTCGAGTTATTGCAGCCACCAATCGAAATCTGGAAGAGATGATGGCCCGGGGGGATTTTCGAGAGGATCTATATTACCGGCTAAATGTTTTTCCCATCAGAGTTCCAGCTCTGCGTGAGCGACCCGAGGATATTCCCTTTTTGGTTCATCATTTTCTTAAAAAATTTACACAACACCCAGATAAAAAGATATCTGGGATTTCCACAGGGGCCCTGCGTATTTTAACCAGAAACCGGTGGACAGGGAATGTGCGGGAATTACAAAATGTCCTTGAAAGGGCCATAAACCTGGTGGAGAATGGCGATATCAAAGAGGAACATATCATATTAGACGAAGAGCGGATAATTGAAGGTAGCGGCTGTGTTTTGGATAAAATGATGCAGGGCACCAGCTTAAAAGAAGCTGCTGCCAGGGCTGAACTGGACGCATTACAAATTGCCCTTAATACCTATGGTACAGCACGTAAGACTGCAAAGGCTTTAGGAGTGTCCCATACAACGGTGTTAAATAAAATTCGTCGTTTTGGTTTAAAATATCCAATTGAAAGAAAACAATAA
- a CDS encoding patatin-like phospholipase family protein produces MSKKIGLALGGGFVRGAAHVGVLKVLEENNIKPHMVAGTSAGSMIASLYASGWSVSELENMVCALKPGVFIDEIAAVENFFIMTLKLFIDALRLPCPFRSPLGLMKGVKLTRFIRSMLGKKNFEGSPLQLAITSVDIASGKKVIFVSRQDRMKLTAKEDQVFISGVPVWEAVRASTAVPGIYEPKKIHEYLLVDGGLRENVPALVLKRLGADVVIAVDLGNDGHEHTVPRNILEMMEQTLDIIRADALEYVLDGNADVRIRPLLKGIGAWDFYKIPHIISQGEKAARELLPEIIRICKL; encoded by the coding sequence ATGTCTAAGAAGATAGGCCTGGCATTAGGTGGGGGCTTTGTACGGGGTGCTGCCCACGTGGGAGTATTAAAGGTTTTGGAGGAAAACAATATTAAGCCTCATATGGTGGCAGGAACCAGTGCAGGAAGTATGATTGCTTCTTTATATGCATCGGGCTGGTCTGTCTCTGAATTAGAGAATATGGTATGTGCTTTAAAACCAGGTGTATTTATTGATGAGATAGCGGCAGTGGAGAATTTTTTTATCATGACCCTTAAACTTTTCATCGATGCTTTAAGGCTGCCCTGTCCCTTTCGATCTCCCCTGGGACTTATGAAGGGAGTAAAATTAACACGTTTTATAAGATCAATGCTAGGTAAAAAAAATTTTGAAGGATCACCCCTTCAACTGGCTATTACCTCCGTTGATATAGCCAGTGGCAAAAAGGTTATCTTTGTTAGCAGGCAGGATCGCATGAAATTAACTGCCAAGGAAGATCAAGTATTTATCAGTGGGGTACCGGTTTGGGAAGCCGTTAGAGCCAGTACTGCAGTACCAGGGATTTATGAACCGAAGAAGATTCATGAATATCTCCTAGTTGACGGTGGCTTGCGGGAAAATGTACCTGCTTTGGTGCTTAAAAGGTTGGGGGCTGATGTTGTGATTGCTGTGGACCTGGGGAATGACGGCCATGAGCATACAGTTCCTCGTAATATTTTGGAAATGATGGAACAAACCTTGGATATTATTCGTGCAGATGCCCTGGAGTATGTGCTGGATGGTAATGCAGATGTCCGTATCCGACCCTTATTAAAGGGCATTGGGGCATGGGATTTTTATAAAATACCCCATATTATTTCCCAAGGAGAGAAAGCTGCCCGTGAATTATTGCCAGAGATAATAAGGATATGTAAGCTTTAA
- a CDS encoding histidinol-phosphatase, with translation MIVDYHIHTARCGHAVGTVIEYVAEAKKNKLAEIGFSEHLPLYWIPQEKREPDFAMSDEELPIYISEVIQAKKDHPDLSIKLGIEADYIPGYEQELKKILASMPLDYVLGSVHFLGDWAFDDPDKIDQYQRHDINELYQRYFLQVQQAAASGLFDIISHPDLIKKFGFKPTTSNTELYRKTIQVIKANDLCVDVNAAGWRYPCAELYPSPEFLKLCYNYGVPVTLGSDAHKPEQVGEGLERAVAILKEIGYRQVATFRARKRIMVELG, from the coding sequence GTGATAGTGGACTATCATATACATACTGCACGTTGTGGACATGCTGTGGGTACCGTAATTGAATATGTGGCGGAGGCAAAGAAGAATAAATTGGCGGAAATTGGTTTTTCGGAACATTTGCCCCTGTATTGGATACCCCAAGAAAAAAGGGAACCTGATTTTGCTATGTCTGATGAGGAACTTCCTATTTATATTTCCGAAGTTATACAGGCAAAGAAAGATCATCCTGATTTGTCTATAAAATTGGGAATCGAGGCAGATTATATCCCGGGCTATGAACAAGAATTAAAAAAAATACTTGCCTCCATGCCCCTGGATTATGTATTGGGTTCCGTACATTTTCTTGGTGACTGGGCCTTTGATGATCCCGACAAGATAGATCAGTACCAAAGGCATGATATCAATGAACTTTACCAAAGGTATTTTTTGCAGGTTCAGCAGGCAGCAGCTTCCGGTTTGTTTGATATAATTTCCCACCCTGATTTAATTAAAAAATTTGGCTTTAAGCCAACTACTTCCAACACAGAGCTATACCGAAAAACTATTCAGGTAATCAAAGCCAATGATCTTTGTGTGGATGTTAATGCTGCGGGTTGGCGATATCCCTGTGCTGAATTGTATCCTTCGCCGGAGTTTTTGAAGCTTTGCTATAATTATGGAGTTCCGGTAACCCTTGGCTCGGACGCCCATAAACCAGAACAAGTGGGTGAAGGATTAGAACGAGCAGTGGCTATATTGAAAGAAATTGGTTACCGTCAGGTGGCGACTTTCCGTGCAAGGAAACGTATAATGGTAGAACTGGGTTAA
- the mraZ gene encoding division/cell wall cluster transcriptional repressor MraZ encodes MFMGEFQHNIDSKGRLIVPARFREGLGDRFIVTKGLDNCLFVYPQHEWAEVEQKLKSLPFTRADARAFVRFFFSGATECEVDKQGRILLPNNLREYAKLDKETVVVGVSTRVEIWSKEEWDRYNAQAEASFEQLAENIVDLL; translated from the coding sequence ATGTTCATGGGGGAATTCCAACACAATATCGACTCGAAAGGTCGACTTATAGTCCCTGCCCGCTTCCGTGAAGGTCTGGGTGACCGGTTTATTGTCACCAAGGGTTTAGACAACTGTCTTTTTGTTTATCCTCAGCACGAATGGGCTGAGGTGGAACAAAAACTTAAGTCGCTGCCCTTTACCAGGGCAGATGCCCGGGCCTTTGTACGTTTTTTCTTTTCCGGAGCTACTGAATGTGAAGTAGATAAACAGGGGCGGATTTTACTTCCCAACAACCTAAGGGAATATGCAAAACTAGATAAGGAAACAGTGGTTGTAGGGGTTTCGACCCGGGTAGAGATATGGTCCAAAGAGGAATGGGATCGCTACAATGCTCAGGCGGAAGCTTCCTTTGAACAATTGGCAGAGAACATTGTTGACCTGCTTTAA
- the rsmH gene encoding 16S rRNA (cytosine(1402)-N(4))-methyltransferase RsmH, with translation MEFKHVSVLLHESIDGLKIKPGGIYVDCTLGGAGHSLEILRRLGPEGKLVGIDQDPAAIANAAEKLQEFPGQFHAVQRNFFQIKQILREMAISEVDGILFDLGVSSYQLDTPERGFSYMHDAELDMRMGPDQTISAKELVNDISEEELATIIRRYGEDRWAKRIASFIVKERKKRAIHTTGELVDIIKAAVPVGARREGPHPAKRTFQALRIAVNNELEILEQTMKDAVTALKSGGRISVITFHSLEDRIIKDTFKELANPCTCPPAFPVCACGKQPQIKIVTGKPIQPSKEELEHNPRARSAKLRIAEKLNI, from the coding sequence ATGGAATTTAAGCATGTATCGGTATTGTTGCACGAATCAATAGATGGATTAAAGATTAAGCCCGGGGGTATTTACGTAGATTGCACCCTTGGTGGGGCTGGACATAGTTTAGAAATATTACGGCGACTTGGACCGGAAGGAAAACTGGTAGGGATCGATCAAGACCCGGCAGCCATTGCCAATGCTGCTGAAAAACTTCAGGAATTCCCCGGTCAGTTTCATGCCGTTCAAAGAAATTTTTTCCAAATTAAACAAATATTAAGAGAAATGGCCATTTCAGAAGTGGATGGTATTTTGTTTGACCTGGGAGTTTCTTCTTATCAGTTGGATACACCGGAACGTGGCTTTAGCTACATGCATGATGCAGAGTTGGATATGCGGATGGGACCGGATCAGACCATAAGTGCCAAAGAGCTTGTTAATGATATTTCTGAGGAAGAACTGGCAACCATTATCCGTAGATATGGCGAAGATCGTTGGGCAAAGCGGATCGCCTCGTTTATTGTAAAAGAGAGAAAAAAGCGGGCCATTCATACAACCGGGGAACTGGTGGATATTATTAAGGCTGCCGTTCCTGTGGGAGCACGTAGAGAGGGGCCGCATCCGGCCAAAAGAACCTTTCAAGCACTACGAATTGCTGTTAATAATGAATTAGAAATTCTGGAACAAACCATGAAGGATGCTGTAACGGCTTTAAAATCCGGTGGAAGAATTAGTGTCATTACTTTTCATTCGCTAGAAGATCGTATTATTAAGGACACCTTTAAGGAATTGGCAAATCCCTGTACCTGCCCACCGGCATTTCCTGTCTGTGCCTGCGGCAAGCAACCACAAATCAAAATTGTGACAGGTAAACCCATTCAACCCAGTAAAGAGGAGTTAGAACACAATCCTCGTGCACGCAGTGCCAAGTTAAGAATTGCTGAGAAGCTAAATATTTAA
- the ftsL gene encoding cell division protein FtsL, protein MSVAQEKFSYAVSEEKLYEKRKTRRELSKRALRRGKVLVTCCILAMFATGVAIAYYYSQVSTLGYQISQLQKDLSKLQAEQEYLESQANQLMSLQRIEAIATTKLGMVKPNSDEVVLVAALPKELKQKAKEETNLEKPQLSQESTASEKDNLEKTVAAKSPVIEAFVDLVKGWEK, encoded by the coding sequence TTGAGTGTAGCACAGGAAAAATTTAGTTACGCAGTGTCAGAGGAAAAGCTTTACGAGAAAAGAAAAACCAGAAGAGAACTTTCTAAACGTGCTTTGCGTAGAGGAAAAGTCCTTGTTACCTGCTGTATTTTGGCAATGTTTGCTACGGGAGTTGCCATAGCCTATTACTATTCTCAGGTTTCTACTTTGGGATATCAAATCAGTCAATTACAAAAAGATCTGTCAAAATTGCAGGCAGAACAAGAGTATCTGGAATCACAAGCTAACCAATTAATGTCTTTACAACGAATTGAGGCCATTGCCACAACGAAGCTTGGAATGGTGAAACCTAATTCTGACGAAGTGGTTCTGGTTGCCGCCTTACCTAAGGAACTAAAACAAAAAGCAAAAGAAGAAACCAATCTAGAGAAACCCCAATTATCACAGGAAAGCACCGCCAGTGAAAAGGACAATCTCGAAAAGACAGTAGCAGCTAAAAGTCCAGTCATTGAGGCCTTTGTTGACTTAGTTAAGGGTTGGGAAAAGTAA
- a CDS encoding stage V sporulation protein D: MKTTNILIRRRITCLFLMAAFFLSLIVFRLVWIQFVRGDELRQEGIINRMRDVPVEAKRGSILDQNGNELVTSISADSIYVIPNHIKKPDEVASQIAPLLGMDIEKVRKIISQKSRFEWIKRKVDFETSQKLKDLKIEGIGFAEESRRYYKQETLAPHILGFTGTDNQGLMGMEAAYEEELKGIPGRIVIEHDAAGREIPQALHQYIPPTQGNNLVLTLDQTIQHFVERELDKIVASYSPKMAVIIVMDPKTGDILALGNRPTFNPNKWREVPQSVWDRNPAIWYNYEPGSTFKIITASSALEENAVKTSDRFYDPGFYQVADRKIRCWKVGGHGSQSFEEVVQNSCNPGFIQVGLDLGKEKFYKYIRAYGFGQPTGIGLPGEARGIMIGEKDATNLNIATMSIGQSIAVTPIQLITAISAVANGGKLMKPHLVKRIEDPKGKVIKEVVPQEVRQVVSAETAKVTSQLLENVVLKGSGKNAFVDGYRAAGKTGTAQVVSDRGGYASGKYVASFAGFAPVNDPKIAVLVMVAEPQGGMYYGSQVAAPVFAPLAKDILRYMGVPEQKDLQKPKTNPWEVEEEKIEVAVPNVVNLPLNEAQKLLREARLAFQTKGQGKVVYGQIPESGALVLSGTTVILDLLGSNGGKEKIGEQVSVPNLKGMTIREAGNLLESLGLKLDPSGTGLAHTQSPASGAKLPRGSTVKVEFKPPTEHKP, translated from the coding sequence GTGAAAACAACAAACATACTTATCCGAAGAAGAATTACCTGTCTTTTTCTAATGGCTGCATTTTTTTTATCTTTAATTGTTTTTCGCCTAGTCTGGATACAGTTTGTCCGGGGAGATGAATTGCGTCAAGAAGGTATCATTAACCGGATGAGAGATGTACCGGTGGAGGCTAAACGAGGCAGTATATTGGACCAGAATGGAAACGAGCTGGTTACCAGTATTAGTGCCGATTCTATCTATGTAATTCCCAATCATATTAAGAAACCAGACGAAGTGGCTTCTCAAATAGCTCCTCTACTGGGGATGGATATTGAAAAGGTAAGGAAAATAATTTCCCAAAAATCTCGCTTTGAGTGGATTAAGCGGAAAGTAGACTTTGAAACTTCTCAGAAATTAAAGGATCTTAAAATAGAAGGAATCGGTTTTGCTGAAGAGAGTCGGCGCTATTATAAGCAGGAAACCCTAGCACCCCATATTTTAGGTTTCACTGGAACAGATAATCAGGGGTTAATGGGTATGGAAGCAGCCTATGAAGAGGAATTAAAGGGAATACCCGGTAGAATTGTTATAGAACATGATGCTGCAGGACGGGAAATTCCCCAGGCACTGCACCAATATATTCCGCCAACCCAAGGAAATAATCTGGTATTAACACTGGATCAGACCATTCAACACTTTGTAGAGAGGGAACTTGATAAGATTGTAGCCAGTTATAGTCCTAAAATGGCTGTTATTATTGTCATGGATCCCAAAACCGGTGATATTCTTGCGTTGGGCAACCGACCTACCTTTAATCCCAATAAATGGCGTGAAGTTCCCCAGAGTGTGTGGGACCGCAACCCAGCAATATGGTATAACTATGAACCCGGTTCAACCTTTAAAATCATTACGGCATCTTCAGCCTTAGAGGAGAATGCTGTAAAGACCAGCGATCGGTTTTATGATCCGGGTTTCTACCAGGTGGCAGATAGAAAGATACGCTGCTGGAAAGTAGGCGGACATGGCAGTCAGAGTTTTGAAGAAGTGGTACAGAACTCCTGCAACCCTGGTTTTATTCAAGTGGGACTTGATTTGGGTAAAGAAAAGTTCTATAAATATATTCGGGCCTATGGTTTTGGACAGCCTACAGGCATTGGGTTACCTGGTGAGGCAAGGGGAATTATGATTGGGGAAAAGGATGCCACCAATTTAAATATTGCAACCATGTCCATTGGCCAGTCCATTGCAGTAACACCGATTCAATTAATAACGGCAATTAGTGCAGTGGCTAATGGTGGGAAATTAATGAAGCCGCACTTGGTAAAAAGAATTGAGGATCCAAAGGGCAAAGTTATTAAAGAGGTTGTCCCCCAAGAAGTAAGGCAAGTAGTTTCGGCAGAAACTGCAAAGGTTACCAGCCAACTGTTGGAAAATGTAGTTTTGAAAGGTAGTGGTAAAAACGCCTTTGTGGACGGCTACCGTGCTGCAGGAAAAACCGGTACTGCCCAAGTGGTTTCAGATCGAGGCGGGTATGCCAGTGGTAAATACGTTGCATCATTTGCTGGTTTTGCACCGGTTAACGATCCCAAAATAGCAGTTCTAGTTATGGTTGCAGAGCCCCAAGGCGGGATGTACTATGGTAGTCAGGTAGCTGCACCAGTTTTTGCACCTTTGGCCAAGGATATTCTGCGTTACATGGGGGTTCCCGAGCAAAAGGATCTGCAAAAGCCAAAGACCAATCCATGGGAAGTGGAAGAAGAGAAAATTGAAGTGGCAGTACCCAACGTGGTCAACTTACCTTTGAATGAAGCCCAGAAACTTCTAAGGGAGGCGAGACTGGCCTTTCAGACCAAGGGACAGGGCAAAGTGGTCTATGGTCAGATACCGGAAAGCGGTGCATTGGTATTATCAGGTACGACCGTAATTCTTGATCTCTTGGGATCCAATGGAGGTAAAGAAAAAATAGGGGAACAGGTTTCAGTACCAAACTTAAAGGGCATGACTATACGGGAAGCCGGGAACTTGCTGGAAAGCCTGGGTTTGAAACTAGATCCAAGTGGAACAGGTTTGGCCCATACCCAGAGTCCTGCCAGCGGTGCTAAGTTACCCCGGGGTAGTACCGTGAAGGTCGAGTTCAAGCCACCAACGGAACATAAACCATAA
- a CDS encoding UDP-N-acetylmuramoyl-L-alanyl-D-glutamate--2,6-diaminopimelate ligase, with amino-acid sequence MLLKELLQAIPVITIIGNPEIDIEGICYDSRQAAKGMIFVAVKGYQTDGHKYIENAVAAGVTAVVYETEIVLPTGVTGVQVSDSRKALALMADQFYGHPSKKLSMVGVTGTNGKTTTTHLIAAIWRKARVKPGVIGTIHNLIGEKALAVSNTTPESLDLQKILAQMLDEGVKGVAMEVSSHALALNRVAGVNYDVAVFTNITQDHLDFHNTMEEYLAAKAKLFTTDIQYAIINADDPAAEELKKISRGKVYTYGIDQAADIRAKDIQVTARGVSFMASGPWGNHQLNLKLTGRFNVYNALAAYTTGMALGFGSDTVVSALEDVPGVAGRFELLDKGQNFAVVVDYAHTPDGLENILTTARQITKGRLITVFGCGGDRDRTKRPIMGEIAARYSDVPVVTSDNPRTEEPQKIIQDVVEGVNRVIAPEDYLVLVDRREAINKAIELAQEGDVVVIAGKGHEDYQIIGTTKYSFDDRKEAAKALARKGY; translated from the coding sequence TTGTTATTAAAAGAGTTGTTGCAAGCAATTCCTGTAATTACTATTATTGGAAATCCCGAAATTGATATAGAAGGTATCTGTTATGATTCTCGCCAGGCTGCGAAGGGCATGATTTTTGTGGCGGTCAAGGGGTATCAAACAGACGGTCATAAATATATAGAAAATGCTGTTGCAGCTGGCGTTACTGCGGTTGTCTATGAAACTGAAATTGTATTGCCAACTGGAGTGACTGGCGTACAGGTGTCCGATAGCCGTAAGGCTCTCGCCTTGATGGCTGACCAATTTTACGGGCACCCCTCAAAAAAACTGTCAATGGTAGGTGTTACTGGTACCAACGGTAAAACCACTACAACTCATTTAATTGCTGCTATTTGGAGAAAAGCAAGGGTAAAGCCAGGAGTTATTGGCACCATTCATAATTTAATCGGAGAAAAAGCTTTAGCCGTTAGCAACACCACTCCCGAATCCTTGGATCTGCAAAAAATTCTTGCACAAATGTTGGATGAAGGGGTAAAGGGTGTGGCAATGGAGGTTTCTTCCCATGCGCTGGCTTTAAATAGGGTTGCAGGCGTGAATTATGATGTGGCAGTGTTTACAAATATTACCCAAGATCACCTAGATTTTCACAACACAATGGAAGAATACTTGGCTGCTAAAGCAAAGCTTTTTACCACGGATATACAATATGCCATTATCAATGCAGACGACCCGGCTGCCGAAGAGTTAAAGAAAATAAGCCGCGGGAAAGTCTATACTTACGGTATTGACCAAGCTGCAGATATCCGGGCTAAAGATATCCAGGTAACTGCCAGGGGAGTTAGTTTTATGGCCAGTGGTCCCTGGGGAAACCATCAACTTAATTTAAAATTAACTGGTCGTTTTAATGTCTATAATGCTCTGGCTGCCTATACCACGGGAATGGCTTTGGGTTTTGGCAGTGATACTGTTGTATCTGCTTTAGAAGATGTTCCAGGGGTGGCTGGTCGCTTTGAACTGCTGGATAAGGGACAAAATTTTGCTGTGGTGGTGGACTATGCCCATACGCCGGATGGATTAGAAAATATATTAACAACTGCCAGACAGATCACCAAAGGTAGGCTGATCACTGTTTTTGGCTGTGGCGGAGACCGGGATCGAACAAAACGTCCCATTATGGGCGAAATTGCTGCTCGTTACAGTGATGTTCCAGTAGTAACCTCTGACAACCCTCGTACCGAGGAACCCCAGAAAATTATCCAAGATGTTGTAGAAGGGGTGAACCGGGTAATTGCTCCGGAAGATTATCTGGTATTAGTGGACCGTCGTGAAGCAATTAATAAGGCCATTGAATTGGCCCAGGAGGGTGATGTGGTGGTAATAGCCGGTAAAGGGCATGAGGACTATCAGATTATTGGTACCACAAAATACTCCTTTGACGACCGCAAGGAGGCCGCCAAGGCTTTGGCAAGAAAAGGATACTAG
- a CDS encoding UDP-N-acetylmuramoyl-tripeptide--D-alanyl-D-alanine ligase, with the protein MLTYTIEEIAQVIGGTLLQGDPVTKIKGIHTDSRRAKPRELFVALQGQQADGHDFARKAIEQGASALLVSREITGIAPQIPVVLVKNTLQALQQLASHNRSRLNIPVVAVTGSNGKTSTKDMIAAVLNTRFKTLKTEGNFNNELGLPLTLLGLGEEHQVAVVEMGMRGPGEIDFLAGLAKPTGAVITNIGEAHLERLGSVENIALAKTEVLAHIGRDGFAILNADSPYLGELARNCQGKVWLYSLEGIGDLQASNIRPEGTGVRFNISSPGGKEEIYLPVPGSHNVMNSLAAIGVGLQLGLQLEEIAQGLAQLCLTHSRLQILSSNGRVIINDTYNANPSSTKAALKVLKETARSRKIAVLGNMYELGDLEQSGHQEVGEAAAAIPVDYLISVGNLAQWITQGGLKGGLSQERVFQCQENSEAVEVLGKILKPGDTILVKGSRGMHMEYIVREIMKD; encoded by the coding sequence ATGCTGACATATACAATAGAAGAAATAGCCCAGGTTATTGGTGGAACTCTGCTTCAGGGTGATCCGGTAACTAAAATTAAGGGAATACATACCGACAGCCGAAGGGCAAAACCCAGAGAACTATTTGTGGCACTGCAAGGTCAACAGGCAGATGGCCATGATTTTGCGCGAAAGGCCATCGAACAGGGGGCTAGTGCCTTGCTGGTTTCTCGCGAAATAACCGGGATAGCTCCACAAATCCCAGTTGTGTTAGTAAAAAATACTCTCCAGGCCCTACAACAGTTGGCCAGCCATAACCGTTCCAGACTTAATATACCAGTGGTGGCCGTGACTGGAAGTAACGGCAAAACATCCACCAAAGATATGATTGCAGCGGTATTGAATACCCGTTTTAAAACCCTTAAAACTGAAGGTAATTTCAATAATGAACTGGGCCTTCCCCTAACGTTGTTGGGACTTGGAGAAGAACACCAGGTTGCGGTGGTAGAAATGGGTATGAGAGGGCCGGGGGAAATTGATTTTCTTGCAGGGCTGGCAAAGCCTACCGGTGCGGTTATTACGAATATTGGAGAGGCCCATCTGGAACGATTGGGGTCGGTGGAGAATATTGCCCTGGCAAAGACTGAGGTGCTGGCTCATATTGGAAGAGACGGCTTTGCAATTTTGAATGCCGACAGTCCATACCTAGGGGAATTAGCCCGGAATTGTCAGGGGAAAGTTTGGCTTTACTCCCTAGAAGGTATCGGAGACCTGCAAGCTTCCAATATCCGACCCGAGGGCACTGGTGTTCGTTTTAATATCTCTTCTCCTGGTGGAAAAGAAGAAATTTACTTACCAGTACCCGGCAGTCACAATGTTATGAACAGCCTGGCGGCCATCGGTGTGGGTTTGCAATTGGGACTGCAGTTAGAGGAGATTGCCCAGGGATTAGCTCAGCTATGTCTTACCCATTCAAGATTGCAAATATTGTCAAGCAACGGTCGAGTCATTATTAATGATACCTATAATGCGAACCCTTCATCAACCAAGGCAGCTCTAAAAGTACTAAAGGAGACTGCGAGGAGCCGTAAAATAGCTGTTTTGGGAAATATGTATGAGTTAGGGGACCTAGAACAATCTGGTCACCAGGAAGTGGGCGAGGCAGCTGCCGCAATCCCGGTGGATTATTTAATTTCAGTGGGAAATCTGGCACAATGGATCACCCAGGGTGGTCTTAAGGGTGGTTTATCACAGGAAAGAGTGTTTCAATGCCAGGAAAATTCTGAAGCAGTTGAAGTACTGGGGAAAATTTTAAAACCAGGCGATACCATTCTGGTCAAGGGGTCCCGAGGCATGCATATGGAATATATTGTAAGAGAAATAATGAAAGACTAA